CGACCTGGGCACGATCCTGAACGGCTTCTTCGACATCGGCTCCGGCTCGATCCCCTACTTCATGGCCCTCTTCGCCATCGCCAACTTCCTCGGACCACTCCTTCTCGGCCGGCTGTTCGACACCGTGGGCAGAAAGCCGATGATCGCGGGCACCTACTTCGGCTCGGCGGTCGTGGCGGCAATCCTCGCCGTCCTGCTGGTCAACGGCTCCCTGACGACATGGTCGTTCTTCCTGCTGGTCTCGCTGACCTTCTTCGTGGCGTCCGCCGGAGCGAGCTCGGCCTACCTGACGGTGAGCGAGGTCTTCCCCATGGAGACCCGAGCCCTGTCCATCTCGCTGTTCTTCGCGATCGGCACGGCCGTGGGCGGAATCACCGGCCCGCTGCTGTTCGGCCACTTGATCCACAGTGGCGATGCGGACCTGGTGGCCATCGGCTTCCTCGTCGGAGCGGCGGCCATGGCGCTGGGCGGGCTGGCCGAGGTCTTCTTCGGTGTCCGGGCCGAACAGCAGTCGCTGGAGAACATCGCCCGGCCGCTCACCGCCGAGGAAGCCGAGGCAGCCTTGCGCAACGAGCCCGCGCCGCAGGACGCACGAGACAGCCGCCGGCCCGAGCACGTCCGGCGGGCGGCGGACGAGCGGGAACGGCGGATCGCCGACCGTACCGCCCGCCGCCGGGAGCGGGAGCGCACCGGAGCCCGCCGCTACCGCCCGGGCACCGGACAGGGCAGCAGGATGTACTCGCCGGGGATGGTGGGCACCGCGGGCACGGCAAGCCGTACCTCCGCCATGGCCGAACGACGCCTCGACGAGGAGATCGAACAGATCACCCACGCGCTCCGGGAAACCGGCCCGACGAGCCGCGACCGACTCGAACAGGCCGTGGACGGCCGTTCCTGGGGCCCCGGACGCTTCCGCCGTGCCCTGCGTGAGTCCGAGCAGGAGTCCAGGGTCAGGAGCCTCCCCGACGGCAGCTACGCGCCGGCGGACGGACACGGCCCGACCGGCAGCGCACCGGACGACCCCCGCGACCAGCGGTGACCGGGGCAGAAGGAGGCAGCGATGAAATACGACGGATTCCTCGCCCATGTACGCGAGCGAGGCGAGTACAAGGACCAGAAGGAAGCCGCGGAGGTCACGAACGCCGTGCTGGAAGTGCTGGCCCAGCGGATCAGTCCGGGAGAGGTCAAGGACCTCGCATCCCAGCTGCCCGGCCCGCTGCGTGAGGTTCTGGACCGTGCCACGCCGCAGCAGGCGGAGAGCTTCGGGATCGAGGAGTTCTACCGCCGGGTCGCCGAGCGCACCCAGGCCCGGCCACGTACGGCGCAGTGGGACGCGAGCGCGGTCCTGAGCACCGTTGCCGACGCTGTGACCGGCGGAGAGCTGAATCAGGTCATCAGTCAACTCCCCTCCAGCTACGCGGTCCTGTTCGGCAAGGCCGACCTCGCGGACTGAGCCCTCGAGGCGCCCGGAACGAAAGGCCCACGCAAATGGTTGATACAGGTTTCTCCTCGTTCGACACCATGGTGGACAAGGCCAACCGGCTCCTCAAGGACGTCGAGGAGGCTTTCGGGTGGCCCAAGGAACGGCGTAAGCAGTCGTACGCGGCAGTGCGGGCCGTGCTGCACCCGCTTCGGGACCGTCTCCCGGTGGAGACGGCCGTGCAGTTCGGCGCCCAACTGCCGACCCTCGTCAGAGGCGTCTACTACGACGGCTGGAAACCGGCCGACACGCCCGTGAAGATGAGCAACGAGGAGTTCTTCGCCCGGGTCCGCAGTGAATTCCCCTATGCGGTCGAGGGTGGCACCGAGCAGCTGGTGCGCACCGTGCTGAAAACGCTGGAGCGCCATGTGAGCGCCGGCGAATGGGAGCACCTCAAATCCCGGGTGCCGAACTCGTTTGCCGCGCTCCTGCCGTGACCCCGGTGGCTTGAGATGGCATGACAGCGGAGCGGCGCCGCCGTTGGGCAGCGCCGCTCCGCTTCGTCGGCCAGGGGCAGTCACAACAGGAGGTCGAAGACGGCTCGAGCCTCGTCCCAGTGCTGGGTCTGGGGGTTCTTCAGGTCGGGATGGAGGATTTTGAAGCTCTGAGCAAGGGCCAGGCTGAGTCCGCCGATGATGTCCGGATACGCCGCCTCGGTCTCCTCATCGGGCGTGCGGTCCAGGGGGGGATGGGTGGCGAGCTGCTCCAGGATCGGCTTGAGTTCCACTTCCTGGTCGAGCTTCCGGAAGTTGTGAATGCTCTCCTGCAGGCCTTTCGTGATCGGCAGGTCAGACGTCTGGATGATGTCGCGCCCGTTGGCTTTGGCGGTGGCCTGGGCGACGGTCAGCAGATCGTAGAGCTTGGCGTCCACGAAGTCGCTGTAGCGCTTGAGATCGTTCTTGTCCACGTCCAGCCCTGCGGCCGCGCGAAAGAACCTCTCGAACCTGGCGATGGACATCACGGTCATGACGGCAACCTCCGGCTGCGGGAGCCGGGTGGTTCCCGGCCCCTGGGCTTCGAAGGCCAGCCTGGCCGATGGGGGCGCGCGATCGCTTGCGCACGCCGGGCCCAATTGGCCTCCCTGTATTGCCCTGCCAGGCCCATGCGTCCGACTGCCCGGGTTGCCGTGCACCCGCCGCCGGCGGAGGCCGCCGTGTCACGTGGCGTGCACGTTACCGCTGCGGCGTCCGTGGGCACCCGGGACCGGCGGGGCAGCCGACGAGAGGGTCCGGTCATGCAGGGGTCGTCCGAGGGCGTTACGGTCGTGGCTCTCCTGGCGGATCCGGACGCACCGACGGAGATCGCGCGGCGCATGGCCCGGACACTTCCTGATCGGCTCACCGACAAGTCGGGCCAGGGGCGACGGTTCGAGGTCGAGGTGGTCAGTGAGCCCTTCACCTCGGGGACGGAGGACCCGCCCACCCTGATGCGCAGGATCAGGGACCGTGGCAGTACGCAGAACTGGGACATCGTGGTGGCCCTCACCGACCTGCCGCTGCACTCCGACGGGCGCAAGCTGGCCGTGAATCTGAATCACGAACACGGCCTGGTACTGCTCTCTCTTCCTTCACTGGGGGGCCTGCGGCTGCAGACGAGGGCAAGGCGGGCCGTCGAAGAGGCCGTGCTCGGCATGGCGGGTCCGCAAACGGACGGGGCTGAGGAAGCTCCGCCAAGTGAGCCACTCCCGGGGCCCTCCGCCGATCGCCCCGCCCCTTTTCATCCGGGCCGGACCGCTGAGAAGGAGAGCGACGATCTTCGCTACGTCGCCGGCGGGCCGCGCGGTTACCTGCGGGTCCTCGCCGGTATGGTCCGCGCCAACCGGCCGTGGCGGTTGGTGCCGGGCTTGTCGAAAGCCCTGGCGGCCGCACTCGCCACGGGAGCGGTCGCCACCGTGAACTCCACCGTCTGGACCCTCGCCGCGTCCCTCGGCACGCCACGCCTCGTGATTGCCACCATCGGATCTGTCGCGATCATGATCGGCTGGCTGATCATAGACGCGGATCTGTGGCACACGGCGACAGAGAGCTCTCCGGAGGCCAGGCAGAGGGCGCGGCTGTACAACGCCTCGACGGTCCTGACCGTGGGTATCGGCGTGCTCGTCTGCTACGCGGGTCTGATGGTCATCAACTTGGCGTGGGCGCTGTTCATCCTCAACGGCCAAGCCTTCAAAGCCGTGACGCGAATTCCACTGGACGCTGAGCAGTACTTGACGCTGTCCTGGTTCGTCGCTTCGGTCGCCACCGTGGGCGGCGCGCTGGGATCAGGCCTGGAGAGCGACGATGCGATCCGGGCAGCCGCCTACTCCAAGCGCGAACAGGAACGTCGCCAGTGGCTCCAGGACGACCACAAGGACTAGCCCGGCCCGAGCCGGAGACACGGCGGTGGTCGGTGGCCGTCCGGACGGGAGGGTTTCGCTGATCGGTGCGCGCGTGCCCGTTTCGCGTCGAGGCCGAAGGGGGACCCGGACGGCACGCCGCCGGGGCGCCGGCGCTCCGCATCGCAAGCCGCCGGCGGCCCCGTTGCACCTGACCCGGGTGAACGACCCGCAGAGGCATGCCGGAGCCACGGAGCGCGAACACCAACCCCACGCGTGCAACTCCCGGGAGTCAGGCTCCTCGCGCCGTCTCCATCACCGCCATGGTGCGGTCATGCCGCGACAACAAGGGATCGCCATCATGAAAGCAGCGGTATACGAAGGCCCGCGAACGGTCGCGGTGAAGGACGTACCGGACCCGAAGATCGAGCACCCCTGCGACATCATCGTCAAGATCACCACCACCAACATCTGCGGTTCGGACCTGCACATGTACGAGGGCCGCACCTCGTTCGAGTCCGGCCGCACGCTGGGACACGAGAACATGGGCCAGGTCGTGGAGGTCGGCTCGGCCGTGCGCAAGGTCCAGGTCGGCCAATACGTGGTTCTGCCCTTCAACATCGCCTGCGGCTTCTGCAAGCAGTGCGAACGGGGGCTGACCAACTACTGCCTGACCATGCAGCCGGAACCGGCCCTCGCCGGAGCCGCCTACGGGTTCGCCGACATGGGCCCCTACCAGGGCGGCCAGGCGGAACTGCTGCGCGTGCCCTACGGCGACTTCAACGCGCTGCGCCTGGGCGAGGACGCCGCCGAGCGGCAGACCGACTACGTGATGCTCGCCGACATCTTCCCCACCGGCTATCACGCCACCGAGATGGCCCACGTCAAACCGGGCGACCAGACCATCGTCTTCGGGGCCGGTCCGGTCGGGCTGATGGCCGCCTACTCCGCCGTGCTCAAGGGCGCCGGCCGTGTCTGGGTGGCCGATCACCAGCCCGACCGGCTGCGCAAGGCGGAGGAGATCGGGGCCATTGCGATCAACATCGCCGAGCAGGACCCGGCGGAGGTCGTCAAGGAGGCCACCCTCGGCCTGGGCGCCGACAACGGCTGCGAATGCGTCGGCTACCAGGCGCACGACCCCGAGGGACACGAGGACGCCAGTCTCACCGTCAACGGACTCATCGACACGGTCAGGTTCACGGGCCACATCGGCGTGGTGGGCGTGTTCCTGCCCGAGGACCCCGGAGGCGCGGAGGCACAGGGGGAGCTGGAAGCGCAGGGCAAGGTGCCGATCGACTTCGGCATGATGTGGTTCAAGGGCCAGGGCATGGGCACCGGGCAGGCGCCCGTGAAGAAGTACAACCGGGCACTTCGGGATCTGATCGCCGGCGGAAAGGCGAAGCCCAGCTTCGTCGTCTCGCACGAACTCGGCCTGGACGACGCCCCCACCGCCTATGAGCACTTCGATGCCCGCGACGAGGGCTGGACCAAGGTGGTCCTGCATCCCGACGGACACGGGAACGGCAGCAAGCGATAGCGACCCACGGCCGCCGCCCGTCCGCGGCCCCGCATGCCGGCCGGCCCGGAGGGGAACACCCCGCCCGGCATGCGCGCGTGGAAACCCTGGGACTGGGGAGGCCGCATGCTGATGTGCCGCGTACGCACCGACGCTCAGCTCTCGGCCCCTGCGGGAGGCTTCCTGACCCGGCGGCCGCACCTCGAGCAGCCCGTCGCGACCCGGCACGGCCATTCGACCGGGCTCACACCGTGACGTGGCTGCGGATCTTCCGGGAGATCGTGCGATCCGGGCTCACGATCGAGGAGACGCGGCTGGAGCCCCTGCTCGCGCTGCGTACGGCTGCCGGGGTGGCCCTTGTCATAGGGCCGGCGCTGTGGCTGGTCTCCCCCGAGTACGCCGCGTCCGCCGCCCTCGGCGCCTACTCCGCGGGCGCTGCCACCTTCCAGCGCACCTGGCGTCCGCGCAAGGTGATCGCGCTCGCCGCGGGCGCGGGTCTGGCGCTCAGCACCTTCGTGGGCTACCTGGCCGCCGGGCGACTCGTGACGTTCCTCCCGCTGCTGGCCGCATGGGCCTTCGCCGCGGGGATGGCATGGGCCCTCGGATCGACCGCCGGGATCGTCGCGGCCACGACGGTCGGCAGCATGCTGGTGACCATCACCCTGCCCACCAGCGTCGGGCGGGCCCTGGAACACGCCGGGGTCATCGCGCTCGGCGGCGTGGCGCAGGCCCTGCTGATCCTGCTGTTCCCGGTCCGCCGCTGGGGGGCCCACCGTGACGCGCTGGCCGACGCGCTGGCCGCCGTGGCCGACCACGCCCGCCGGCTGCGGCACGACCCGACCGCGCCGTTCGACCCGGAGCCGCTGATGACGGCCCGGGACGCGGCCGCCGTGACACCGTCACAGGCCCGCACCCGTCCCCCCGTCCTGCACGGCCCCCGGGGCCTCGCCGAGCGCATTCTGCCGGTCGTCGCCGCGCTCGCCGACCCGGACGTCGGCGCCCCGGCGGAGGGACCGGGGCGGGACCGCGCACGGGAGTTGCTCGGCGCGGCCGCCGACGTCCTGGACGCGGCCGCCCGTTCGATCCGCCGCGGAACTCCCGCCGAGGTGCCGCCCGGGAGCGCGGACGTCCTGCGCATCGACGAGGAGGACGAGGTGCTTCAGGGCCCCGCCCGGCAGGCCGCCGAACGGCTCGTGGAACTGCTCGCCGAGGCGCTGGAGATCGCCCGGAGCGGCGGGGCGCGCGACCAGGCGCCTACGCCGCCCGGCCCCGCGAACGCCCAGTTCCTGGTCCGCCCGACCATGCTCCGGCTGCTCCCGGTCGTCGTCCGGGCGGTCCGCCGTGAACTGTGCCGGGACTCGCCCGTGTTCCGGCACGCCGTCCGCCTGGCCGCGGTGGCCACCATCGGCTACCTCATCGCTTCCCGGCTGCCCGTGGGCCACGGCTACTGGGCGCCCATCGCCTCGGTGATGGTGATGCGGCCGGACTTCCACCGCACGTACGCGCGTGCGGTGGGCCGTCTCGCCGGCACCCTGGCGGGGGTCGCGCTCGCCACCGGGATCGTGCGTGCCCTGGGCCCGGACGCCCATGTCTTCGGCGCGCTGGCCGTGGTCTCGGCGGCCCTGGCGTACACAGTGCTCCGTACCGGCTACGCCTACTCCCAGTGCTTCACCGCCGCGTACGTCGTCTTCCTGCTCGGCATGGGCGGCCAGGCATGGGAGCAGACGGTCCCGGAGCGGGTGGTGCTCACCCTGCTCGGCGGGGTCCTGGCCATGCTGGCGTACGTGGTGTTCCCCGCCTGGGAGACCCCTCGGCTGCCGGATCGGCTCGCGGACTGGCTCGCCGCCGACGGTCGCTACGCGGCCGCAGTGCTCCGCAGCTACGCCGAACCGACCCGGGAGCACCGCGCCGACATGCGCAGGGCCCTGCTGGCGAGCAGGGAGGCACGCGCCGCCTGGCAGGACGCCTACGACCGGGCACGGCAGGAACCGGTCCGCCCCAGGGGGCTCACGTCGCGCGAGGCGGAGGATGCGCAGGAGGCGCTCAAGGGGTTCGACCGGGCGGCGATGCTCATGGAGAGTCACGTCCCGCGGGCCGACAGCCGTTCGGTCCCCGGGGCGGAGGAGTTCGCCGAGGCCCTGGAGGCGGACACCGCGCAGGCGGCGGACGCCGTACGCGAGCACAGGAATCCGGACTGGAGGCGCACGAGGAAGGCGCTCCACGCGTGGGAAGGCGCCACCGGGGACCGGAGCCCGGTGCTGCGGCGCGGTGTCGAACTGCAGAAGAGGGCCCTGGACGACCTCGCGACAGCCGTGAGCCGCACACCCCTCGAACGGGACGTCGGCTCTGCCCGCGAGGAGCAACGGGTGCGGGCTGCCGGGGCCGCGGAAGACGACGGATCAGGGCCCGCGCACGGGGGTGGGTGAGGGCTCCGGCGACGGTGGGCGCCGTGCCTCCTGGAGCGGGAAGTAGTCTCCCGGCCGTGTCGAGCGCCGCCACACGTACACCGCTGTCGCCATCACGAGGATCAGCCCCGCGAGGACCAGCAGTTCGATCCCCTGTACGTTCCACCGGAAGGACTTCTCCGCCTCGGCCGTCACGATGAGCACCTTGCGGATGCCGGCAATCAGGCCGACGACGAGGAACGGCTCCGCGTCCAGGGTCCGGTTCCTGATGGTGAGGCGGACGGTGTGGAGCAGCTCGGCCACGATGAACAGCACCAGGCCGCTGTCCAGGGCGGAGAGAACGACCGTCTCCTCGCGGTACGGCCCCTGGACCGACCGGATGACGTCATGGACGACCCCGACGGTCAGGATCCCCGCGAGCAGTACGAGGAGTGCCGCGACGACGAGGTGGATGCCGTCCTCGATGAGCTGCAGGAGGCCCTGTACCCGGCCGCCCTCGATCTTCGGGAGAATGGGTCGCACATTCAGCATGCTAGGGCTGCCGCGGCCCGCAGGCGCGGCGTGCTGCCGAACGAGTGGACGAGCGGACTCCTCCCTGCGGTGACAGCCTTGGGGAAGCGCCGACCCGGGATCTGCCCTCCCGTTCGGCCCGGGACCTGGCCTCCGGCCTGCGGGAAAACGGCGGCACCCGCCTGGAGGACGGCGACTGGGACATCAGTGTCGGACACGAGTGCGCTGGAGGTGTGTGATGGGTGCCGACCGCTCCCACGACAGCCGTGACGGTCACGTACTGGTCCTCGACGCCGGCTCTTCGAGCCTTCACATGACTCTGTTCGCGGCGGACGGTGAACGGGTGGCGGATCGAAGCGCCGCACAGCCCCCGGGGCCCGCTGCGGCGGCGGAACTGCGGGACCTTCTCAGCGAGGTGCCCGCTCCCGCGGCGGTCGGTCACCGCATCGTCCACAGCGGTCCCCACCTGACCGGACACACGCTGATCGACGCACGCGTACGGGCTCTGCTGGCGGACGTCGCCGATCTCGCGCCGCTGCACGTCACCCCTGCCCTGCGCATGGTCGACGCCGCACGAGAACTCCTGCCCGACGTTCCTCATGTCGCCTGCTTCGACACTGTCTTTCACAAGGATCTGCCGGCACCGGCGCGCACATACGCCGTGCCGGAGCGATGGCGAGCCGAGTACGGGCTGCGCCGGTACGGCTTCCACGGGCTTTCCTACGCGTGGGCACTGCAGAGGACGGCGCAGGCCCTGGGCCGGCCCGTCGACGACCTCCAGGTCGTGCTCGCGCACCTGGGAGGCGGCTGCTCGGCCTGCGCAGTCCGCAACGGACGCAGCGTGGACACCACCATGGGCTTCACTCCGCTGGAAGGCCTGGTGATGAGCCGGCGCAGTGGCAGCCTCGACCCGGGCGCGCTGCTGTGGCTGCGGCGGCGGCACGGTCTGAGCACGGACGAACTGGATGACACCCTCCACCGGCATTCCGGTCTGCTCGGCCTCTCCGGTACCTCGGGAGACACCCGGGACCTGGTGCGCGCCCGCGCGGAGGGCGACGCCGCGGCCGCGCTGGCGTTGGCGACGTTCACACTCAGCTGCCGCAGGGGCATCGCCTCGATGGCCGCCTCGCTGGACCGGCTGGACGCGCTGGTCTTCACCGGGGAGATCGGTGAGGACCAGCCCGAGGTACGCGAGGAGATCTGCTCGGACCTTGCCGTTCTCGGTGTGCGAGGCGGGCTGTTCGTCCCCGAACTGGACGATCTGATGCGGGAAGGCCTCCGACGCGTCGACCAGGCGGCGGGAGGTGTCCCGGTCCTCGTGGTCGCAACCGGCGAGACACAGCAGATCGCCGTCGAGACCAGGCGGGCGCTCGCCGACGCCGACGGGACGCGGTAGCTGTCACCACGTGGGCGTGACCCCACTATCGTGAGGCGAAGAAGGCGCCCTTCCGGGTGCGTCCGCAGGGACCGGTCGGAGGAG
The Streptomyces tuirus genome window above contains:
- a CDS encoding MFS transporter codes for the protein MTTTSELGVVTTKVPARLDRLPWSRFHWRIVIGLGTVWILDGLEVTIVGAVAARMTEPGSGIDLTSADIGTAAAIYVAGACVGALLFGRLTDRYGRKKLFMLTLGIYILATVATAFAHDAWYLYLARFITGMGIGGEYAAINSAIDELIPARNRGQVDLAINGSYWVGAALGSLVAVLLLNESLLPDNLGWRLAFGLGGVLGLGIMLVRRHVPESPRWLFIHGHEEEAERIVDRIEAEVRQEIGRELPEPGEAVTVRQRDVIPFREIASVAVRRYPRRAILGLALFVGQAFLYNAIVFDLGTILNGFFDIGSGSIPYFMALFAIANFLGPLLLGRLFDTVGRKPMIAGTYFGSAVVAAILAVLLVNGSLTTWSFFLLVSLTFFVASAGASSAYLTVSEVFPMETRALSISLFFAIGTAVGGITGPLLFGHLIHSGDADLVAIGFLVGAAAMALGGLAEVFFGVRAEQQSLENIARPLTAEEAEAALRNEPAPQDARDSRRPEHVRRAADERERRIADRTARRRERERTGARRYRPGTGQGSRMYSPGMVGTAGTASRTSAMAERRLDEEIEQITHALRETGPTSRDRLEQAVDGRSWGPGRFRRALRESEQESRVRSLPDGSYAPADGHGPTGSAPDDPRDQR
- a CDS encoding DUF2267 domain-containing protein, encoding MKYDGFLAHVRERGEYKDQKEAAEVTNAVLEVLAQRISPGEVKDLASQLPGPLREVLDRATPQQAESFGIEEFYRRVAERTQARPRTAQWDASAVLSTVADAVTGGELNQVISQLPSSYAVLFGKADLAD
- a CDS encoding DUF2267 domain-containing protein; protein product: MVDTGFSSFDTMVDKANRLLKDVEEAFGWPKERRKQSYAAVRAVLHPLRDRLPVETAVQFGAQLPTLVRGVYYDGWKPADTPVKMSNEEFFARVRSEFPYAVEGGTEQLVRTVLKTLERHVSAGEWEHLKSRVPNSFAALLP
- a CDS encoding DUF1931 family protein; its protein translation is MTVMSIARFERFFRAAAGLDVDKNDLKRYSDFVDAKLYDLLTVAQATAKANGRDIIQTSDLPITKGLQESIHNFRKLDQEVELKPILEQLATHPPLDRTPDEETEAAYPDIIGGLSLALAQSFKILHPDLKNPQTQHWDEARAVFDLLL
- a CDS encoding glutathione-independent formaldehyde dehydrogenase; translation: MKAAVYEGPRTVAVKDVPDPKIEHPCDIIVKITTTNICGSDLHMYEGRTSFESGRTLGHENMGQVVEVGSAVRKVQVGQYVVLPFNIACGFCKQCERGLTNYCLTMQPEPALAGAAYGFADMGPYQGGQAELLRVPYGDFNALRLGEDAAERQTDYVMLADIFPTGYHATEMAHVKPGDQTIVFGAGPVGLMAAYSAVLKGAGRVWVADHQPDRLRKAEEIGAIAINIAEQDPAEVVKEATLGLGADNGCECVGYQAHDPEGHEDASLTVNGLIDTVRFTGHIGVVGVFLPEDPGGAEAQGELEAQGKVPIDFGMMWFKGQGMGTGQAPVKKYNRALRDLIAGGKAKPSFVVSHELGLDDAPTAYEHFDARDEGWTKVVLHPDGHGNGSKR
- a CDS encoding FUSC family protein, which produces MTWLRIFREIVRSGLTIEETRLEPLLALRTAAGVALVIGPALWLVSPEYAASAALGAYSAGAATFQRTWRPRKVIALAAGAGLALSTFVGYLAAGRLVTFLPLLAAWAFAAGMAWALGSTAGIVAATTVGSMLVTITLPTSVGRALEHAGVIALGGVAQALLILLFPVRRWGAHRDALADALAAVADHARRLRHDPTAPFDPEPLMTARDAAAVTPSQARTRPPVLHGPRGLAERILPVVAALADPDVGAPAEGPGRDRARELLGAAADVLDAAARSIRRGTPAEVPPGSADVLRIDEEDEVLQGPARQAAERLVELLAEALEIARSGGARDQAPTPPGPANAQFLVRPTMLRLLPVVVRAVRRELCRDSPVFRHAVRLAAVATIGYLIASRLPVGHGYWAPIASVMVMRPDFHRTYARAVGRLAGTLAGVALATGIVRALGPDAHVFGALAVVSAALAYTVLRTGYAYSQCFTAAYVVFLLGMGGQAWEQTVPERVVLTLLGGVLAMLAYVVFPAWETPRLPDRLADWLAADGRYAAAVLRSYAEPTREHRADMRRALLASREARAAWQDAYDRARQEPVRPRGLTSREAEDAQEALKGFDRAAMLMESHVPRADSRSVPGAEEFAEALEADTAQAADAVREHRNPDWRRTRKALHAWEGATGDRSPVLRRGVELQKRALDDLATAVSRTPLERDVGSAREEQRVRAAGAAEDDGSGPAHGGG
- a CDS encoding phosphate-starvation-inducible PsiE family protein, which translates into the protein MLNVRPILPKIEGGRVQGLLQLIEDGIHLVVAALLVLLAGILTVGVVHDVIRSVQGPYREETVVLSALDSGLVLFIVAELLHTVRLTIRNRTLDAEPFLVVGLIAGIRKVLIVTAEAEKSFRWNVQGIELLVLAGLILVMATAVYVWRRSTRPGDYFPLQEARRPPSPEPSPTPVRGP
- a CDS encoding acetate/propionate family kinase, which codes for MADRSAAQPPGPAAAAELRDLLSEVPAPAAVGHRIVHSGPHLTGHTLIDARVRALLADVADLAPLHVTPALRMVDAARELLPDVPHVACFDTVFHKDLPAPARTYAVPERWRAEYGLRRYGFHGLSYAWALQRTAQALGRPVDDLQVVLAHLGGGCSACAVRNGRSVDTTMGFTPLEGLVMSRRSGSLDPGALLWLRRRHGLSTDELDDTLHRHSGLLGLSGTSGDTRDLVRARAEGDAAAALALATFTLSCRRGIASMAASLDRLDALVFTGEIGEDQPEVREEICSDLAVLGVRGGLFVPELDDLMREGLRRVDQAAGGVPVLVVATGETQQIAVETRRALADADGTR